GGAGCCTTAGCATGATTATCGGCGTTACCGCAGTAGCTATCCTTTCGTTCCTCTTTGGTAAAATTGTGCTTACATTGTTGCCGGTTGTTATTGAGAATTTTCTGTTCAAAAATGCATTCGACAATCAGTTTTTGCATAATTTACTGGAAGGCGGAATTAAGCTGATTCTGTTGCTTGCCTATCTTTGGCTGATCTCCCAGACACCGATGATTAAACGTCTGTTCCAATACCATGGTGCAGAACATAAAGTCATTAGTGCTCATGAAGCCGGAGAAGAGCTTACACCAGAGAATGTGCAGAAGTATAGCCGTCTGCATTATCGTTGCGGAAGCAGTTTTATTATGTTGACTGTCATTATCGGCATATTTTTGTACTCGCTCTTCACATACGATAACCTTTGGGAACGTATGGGTCAGCGGTTGCTGTTGTTGCCAGTAGTACTCGGTATTTCATTCGAATTGTTGAAGATGACCAACTCGGTACGTGATATCCCTGTACTTCGTTATCTCGGATATCCGGGGCTGTGGCTGCAATTGCTAACAACTAAAGAGCCAACGAATGAACAGGTAGAAGTATCCATCGCTTCGTTTAACCGTATGCGTGAATTGGATGCCAAACTCGCAAACGTATCGGCTACGTCGGAAGTTCCTGTTGCAACACTTGATCCTGTGAAAGGGTGAATGATATGAAGAAGCAGGCAATCATATTTTGGACGTTCATCGCACTCGCTGCTATTGGAATCTTGACTAGGCTGGGAAGTGGAGGTTTATCCCAAATTATCATCCCCCTCGTCGTGTTCGGAGTTGTGTTCCTGCTCTATAAATATCCGCCCCGCCGTTGGGCACGCAAGACATCATCACCGAAGATTAAACCATCGGCTAAAACCATGGCTAAAGTTAATGCACAGTCTGGTGCCCGAAAAAGTAGCGGTTCTTCCAAAAAACGCAAGGATTATCCTTTCCAAGTGATTCAGGGTCAAAAGGGTAAAAGTGATGAAGACGTACCTAAGTATCACTAAAGCGCTGATATCGGCGAAACACACAGAAAAGCAATTCTCCAAACATGCGGAGAATTGCTTTTTCATTTTTATACAGGAGTCAGCGGTGGTGTTTCCGCTTGTTTTTTTCTCAGTTCTCGTCTTTGTTTGTCCAGCTGCTCACCATATATCTTGGTATTCCATCCACTGAAAAATTCAGTACCGGCGGTGACCCCAGATTGATATAATGCTGTACTGTCCTGTACAGAAAGGTGAAATTCTGTCGGTTTAATCCCAAGGGTAGGAATTTTCACAGTACGGAATCGATTAACCTGTTCGATATATCGCTCATCATGAGCAGTTAGCATCGTTTCAACCAATGCCTGAAGCATACTTAGAGGTCCTCTGATTCTAGCTGGCTCTCCTTCGGTTTTGCCAACCATTTTAAAACCGACTACAGGGATGAGATCTCCTCCACGTTCTGTACGCTCTCCATCAAACAGCCAGAGCGGAAAATTGCTCAGCAATGCTCCATCGACGATGTAAACAAACTGGTCCGCAAAACGTAATCCTTTGGACAGGATCGGGGATCTGCGAATGGCAACCGGGTCGAAGAAATAGGGGATACTGCAGCTCATACGTACAGCCTTGGCTACTTCCAGTTTGGAAGGATCAATTCCGAATCGTTTGATATCGTCTGGAAGCACCAAAATAGTGCCGTTGGAAATGTCGGATGCAATGATTAGCAACTTACCTGGAGGCAGATCAGCAAACGTCCGAACTCCCTTTTTTTTCAGCATATCCCCTATCCAGCATTCCAGCGCTTCCCCAGAATATAGCCCTTTCTTCAAAAATAGCCTCGCTGCGGGTCCGATCCACTTGGTATCAAATATGGGGGAACGTCGCAGTAACGAAGCAAACGGCGTATTCTCGATAATGCCTTTCATCTCTTCCGCCGAATAGCCAGCCGCCAGCAAAGCAGCTACGATGGAACCCGAGGACGTGCCCGCTACGCGATTGAATTCAACACCGTGATCTTCTGCACCCTTTACGGCGCCGGCAAGCGAAATTCCCTTTACGCCGCCACCTTCAAATACTCCATTAATCAACACAATAAAACCCCCGTTCTCCAGGCAGTCCATGCTACTACTGCCACTGTATGAGAACAGGGGTTGGTCATATTACGTTAAAATGTTTTACAGTCCATAATAGGCTTTTAATTTGGCGATCAGTCCGAGCGGATTTTTCGTCAGGTACTGTGAGCTGAAGAAAATATCCCCTTTCACCGTATCATATTTCTCATTATATATAAGCTGATCAATAATCTCCTGGGATGTCTGCCACCCGATTTCCGGTGTGCCCAGCTTATAAGGAGAGTGACCAATATACAATTTCACATCGGTATTTGCCACTTCATTGGCCCACCAGTCAACCACCTTGTCATATCGTGCTGCACTTAGTGTCATGCTCCAGTACACTTGGGGTGCAACATAGTCAATCCACTCCTGCTTGATCCAAGTCCGCACATCTGCATTCATGCTGTCATAAGCGGTTACTCCGGCTTTTGTGTCAGAACCTGTCATATCAACCGATTTGTTACGCCATACGCCAAATGGGCTAATGCCATATTGAACGCCAGCTTTCATCTTGTGGATGCTCTCTCCGAGCTGCTTGACGAATTCATTGATGTTGTCCCGGCGCCATTCTGCACGGTCACTCGTATTCAATGTGTTGTAAGCTTTGAAAGCCGCATCATCATTAAACGTTACATTGGAAGGATAGAAGTAATCATCCAAATGTACGCCATCAACATCATACTGATTAACCACTTCCATGATGGAATCAATAATATGCTGT
This window of the Paenibacillus marchantiae genome carries:
- a CDS encoding DUF1385 domain-containing protein; its protein translation is MPQQSKPVSYGGQAVIEGVMFGGKHVNVTAVRRKDGEITYLEVPKQDKSWVMKLRRIPLLRGIVSIIDSSVKGSKHLNYSADAYADDELEPEEKAKQKEKAKQKEKAKQKEKEGSGWSLSMIIGVTAVAILSFLFGKIVLTLLPVVIENFLFKNAFDNQFLHNLLEGGIKLILLLAYLWLISQTPMIKRLFQYHGAEHKVISAHEAGEELTPENVQKYSRLHYRCGSSFIMLTVIIGIFLYSLFTYDNLWERMGQRLLLLPVVLGISFELLKMTNSVRDIPVLRYLGYPGLWLQLLTTKEPTNEQVEVSIASFNRMRELDAKLANVSATSEVPVATLDPVKG
- a CDS encoding patatin-like phospholipase family protein, translated to MLINGVFEGGGVKGISLAGAVKGAEDHGVEFNRVAGTSSGSIVAALLAAGYSAEEMKGIIENTPFASLLRRSPIFDTKWIGPAARLFLKKGLYSGEALECWIGDMLKKKGVRTFADLPPGKLLIIASDISNGTILVLPDDIKRFGIDPSKLEVAKAVRMSCSIPYFFDPVAIRRSPILSKGLRFADQFVYIVDGALLSNFPLWLFDGERTERGGDLIPVVGFKMVGKTEGEPARIRGPLSMLQALVETMLTAHDERYIEQVNRFRTVKIPTLGIKPTEFHLSVQDSTALYQSGVTAGTEFFSGWNTKIYGEQLDKQRRELRKKQAETPPLTPV